In Ostrea edulis chromosome 4, xbOstEdul1.1, whole genome shotgun sequence, a single window of DNA contains:
- the LOC130046395 gene encoding histone H3 produces MARTKQTARKSTGGKAPRKQLATKAARKSAPATGGVKKPHRYRPGTVALREIRRYQKSTELLIRKLPFQRLVREIAQDFKTDLRFQSSAVMALQEASEAYLVGLFEDTNLCAIHAKRVTIMPKDIQLARRIRGERA; encoded by the coding sequence ATGGCACGTACAAAGCAGACCGCAAGAAAATCTACTGGAGGCAAAGCCCCACGAAAACAGTTGGCTACTAAGGCCGCCCGTAAGAGCGCCCCAGCCACCGGTGGCGTCAAGAAGCCCCACAGATACAGGCCAGGAACTGTCGCTCTTCGCGAGATCAGACGGTACCAGAAAAGCACTGAGCTTCTCATCAGGAAACTCCCATTCCAGCGTCTGGTCCGTGAAATTGCACAGGACTTTAAGACCGATCTGCGTTTCCAGAGCTCTGCCGTTATGGCCCTTCAGGAAGCTAGCGAGGCCTACCTTGTAGGACTTTTTGAGGATACCAACTTGTGCGCTATCCACGCCAAGAGGGTGACCATCATGCCCAAGGATATCCAGCTTGCCAGACGTATCCGTGGCGAGCGAGCTTAA
- the LOC130053905 gene encoding histone H4: MSGRGKGGKGLGKGGAKRHRKVLRDNIQGITKPAIRRLARRGGVKRISGLIYEETRGVLKVFLENVIRDAVTYTEHAKRKTVTAMDVVYALKRQGRTLYGFGG; the protein is encoded by the coding sequence ATGTCAGGAAGAGGCAAAGGAGGAAAAGGTCTTGGAAAGGGGGGCGCCAAGCGTCACAGAAAAGTCCTTCGAGATAACATCCAGGGTATTACCAAGCCCGCCATCCGTCGTCTTGCACGTAGAGGTGGAGTCAAACGTATCTCTGGACTCATTTACGAGGAGACCCGTGGTGTATTGAAAGTTTTCCTTGAGAACGTGATTCGTGATGCTGTCACCTACACCGAGCACGCCAAGAGAAAGACAGTCACAGCCATGGATGTTGTCTACGCCCTCAAGAGACAGGGACGCACCCTTTACGGATTCGGTGGTTAG
- the LOC125666966 gene encoding histone H2B-like, producing the protein MPPKVGSKGAKKAATKAKTQRTGDKKRRRKRRESYAIYIYKVLKQVHPDTGVSSKAMSIMNSFVNDIFERIAAEASRLAHYNKRSTITSREIQTAVRLLLPGELAKHAVSEGTKAVTKYTSSK; encoded by the coding sequence ATGCCGCCTAAAGTCGGATCGAAAGGAGCTAAGAAAGCCGCCACTAAGGCGAAGACCCAGAGAACTGGGGACAAGAAGAGGCGCAGGAAGAGGAGGGAATCCTATGCCATCTACATTTACAAAGTCCTGAAGCAGGTCCACCCAGACACTGGCGTTTCCAGCAAAGCTATGAGCATCATGAACTCGTTTGTCAATGACATTTTCGAGAGAATCGCCGCTGAAGCTTCCCGCCTGGCCCACTACAACAAACGCTCAACCATCACCAGCAGAGAAATCCAGACCGCTGTCCGACTTCTCTTGCCCGGTGAATTGGCCAAACACGCCGTCTCTGAGGGTACCAAGGCTGTCACCAAGTACACCAGCAGCAAGTAA
- the LOC130053908 gene encoding histone H1-delta-like → MADTAASAKKKVSKPKVPAAHPKYIDMIKAALGSLKERGGSSRQAILKHLMANYKVGNDVNSINAHLKMALKNGVKKGALKQAKGKGASGSFKLGDKPKAEQKPKAKKVAKPKAAKPKKAAAAAKPKKAAVEKKVKKTPKKPAAPKKTKTPKKKPAAKAPKKAKSPKKPAAKKSKTPKKAAAKK, encoded by the coding sequence ATGGCAGATACCGCAGCTTCCGCGAAAAAGAAGGTTTCCAAGCCCAAGGTGCCCGCAGCGCACCCAAAATACATCGACATGATCAAGGCTGCCCTCGGGTCACTGAAAGAGCGTGGTGGATCTTCTAGACAAGCCATTCTTAAGCACCTGATGGCCAATTATAAAGTGGGCAATGACGTCAACTCCATCAATGCCCACCTCAAAATGGCCCTTAAGAATGGAGTCAAAAAGGGTGCTTTGAAGCAAGCCAAGGGTAAAGGTGCCAGCGGCTCCTTCAAGCTTGGAGATAAGCCCAAGGCTGAGCAAAAGCCTAAAGCCAAGAAAGTAGCCAAACCAAAGGCTGCCAAACCTAAGAAGGCTGCTGCTGCTGCCAAGCCCAAGAAGGCGGCCGTAGagaaaaaagtgaagaaaacgcCAAAGAAACCAGCCGCACCCAAGAAGACCAAGACTCCCAAGAAGAAGCCCGCAGCCAAGGCCCCCAAGAAGGCCAAGAGCCCCAAGAAGCCCGCCGCCAAAAAATCCAAGACCCCCAAGAAGGCCGCCGCCAAGAAATAA
- the LOC130053912 gene encoding histone H2B-like, protein MFTRRSVIRLSAVIRPCNINSRAAICSTHSLLVNMPPKAGSKGAKKAATKAKAQRTGDKKRRRKRRESYAIYIYKVLKQVHPDTGVSSKAMSIMNSFVNDIFERIAAEASRLAHYNKRSTITSREIQTAVRLLLPGELAKHAVSEGTKAVTKYTSSK, encoded by the coding sequence ATGTTTACAAGGAGGTCCGTAATACGCTTATCCGCCGTTATCCGACCGTGTAATATAAATAGCAGAGCGGCCATTTGTTCCACACATAGTTTACTTGTAAACATGCCACCTAAAGCCGGATCGAAAGGAGCTAAGAAAGCCGCCACTAAGGCGAAGGCCCAGAGAACTGGGGACAAGAAGAGGCGCAGGAAGAGGAGGGAATCCTATGCCATCTACATTTACAAAGTCCTGAAGCAGGTCCACCCAGACACTGGCGTTTCCAGCAAAGCTATGAGCATCATGAACTCGTTTGTCAATGACATTTTCGAGAGAATCGCCGCTGAAGCTTCCCGCCTGGCCCACTACAACAAACGCTCAACCATCACCAGCAGAGAAATCCAGACCGCTGTCCGACTTCTCTTGCCCGGTGAATTGGCCAAGCACGCCGTCTCTGAGGGTACCAAGGCTGTCACCAAGTACACCAGCAGCAAGTAA